One part of the Arabidopsis thaliana chromosome 1 sequence genome encodes these proteins:
- a CDS encoding Aldolase superfamily protein (Aldolase superfamily protein; FUNCTIONS IN: transaldolase activity, zinc ion binding; INVOLVED IN: glucose catabolic process to lactate and acetate, 5-phosphoribose 1-diphosphate biosynthetic process, carbohydrate metabolic process, metabolic process, pentose-phosphate shunt, non-oxidative branch; LOCATED IN: chloroplast; EXPRESSED IN: 23 plant structures; EXPRESSED DURING: 13 growth stages; CONTAINS InterPro DOMAIN/s: Aldolase-type TIM barrel (InterPro:IPR013785), Transaldolase (InterPro:IPR001585); Has 7355 Blast hits to 7354 proteins in 2152 species: Archae - 59; Bacteria - 5481; Metazoa - 167; Fungi - 228; Plants - 79; Viruses - 10; Other Eukaryotes - 1331 (source: NCBI BLink).) encodes MPLSLQSPPCATLSASIRKGRWKTLAAGFSVTPLPAVNFSLRRSIPRILASASSSSSPASSSLEAGENNELNAVSAFSEIVPDTVVFDDFERFPPTAATVSSALLLGICGLPDTIFRNAVDMALADSSCAGLETTESRLSCFFNKAIVNVGGDLVKLVPGRVSTEVDARLAYDTNGIIRKVHDLLRLYNEIDVPHDRLLFKIPATWQGIEAARLLESEGIQTHMTFVYSFAQAAAASQAGASVIQIFVGRLRDWARNHSGDTEIESAIKSGEDPGLALVKRSYNYIHKYGYKSKLMAAAVRNKQDLFSLLGVDYVIAPLKVLQSLKDSPAIPDDEKYSFVRKLTPETATHYHFTNKELVKWDQLSLASSMGPASVELLSAGVEGYANQAKRVEELFGKIWPPPNV; translated from the exons ATGCCACTCTCGTTGCAATCTCCGCCTTGTGCAACTCTCTCTGCTTCAATCCGA AAGGGACGATGGAAGACGCTCGCCGCCGGATTCTCCGTTACTCCTCTTCCCGCCGTTAACTTCAGTCTTCGGCGATCGATTCCTCGGATTCTTGCTTCCGCTAGTTCCTCCTCCTCTCCTGCGTCTTCGTCTCTCGAAGCTG gtgaGAACAATGAGCTAAATGCTGTTTCAGCTTTTAGTGAGATTGTTCCTGATACTGTCGTTTTCGATGACTTTGAGAG GTTTCCGCCGACTGCAGCTACTGTTAGCTCTGCTCTTCTTCTGGGTATCTGTGGTCTACCTGATACCATTTTCCGC AATGCTGTGGACATGGCTTTGGCGGATTCTTCTTGTGCAGGGCTTGAAACCACAGAATCTCGACTCTCTTGCTTTTTCAATAAG GCTATTGTCAACGTAGGTGGCGATCTTGTCAAACTCGTTCCAGGTCGAGTTTCTACTGAAGTGGATGCACGTCTTGCTTATGACACAAATGGCATTATCCGCAAG GTTCATGATCTGCTGAGACTATACAATGAAATCGATGTACCACACGACCGGCTCCTATTCAAAATCCCTGCAACTTGGCAA GGTATTGAAGCTGCAAGATTGTTGGAATCAGAGGGAATCCAAACGCATATGACCTTTGTTTACAG CTTTGCACAAGCTGCAGCAGCTTCTCAAGCCGGTGCTTCTGTCATTCAGATTTTCGTCGGTCGCCTCAGG GATTGGGCGCGTAATCATTCGGGAGATACCGAGATTGAATCTGCTATTAAATCGGGAGAAGATCCTGGTTTGGCCTTGGTCAAAAGATCATATAACTACATTCACAAGTATGGTTACAAGTCCAAGCTGATGGCTGCTGCTGTCCGGAACAAACAAGACTTGTTCAGTCTTCTCGG GGTCGATTATGTCATTGCACCATTAAAGGTACTGCAATCTCTTAAAGATTCACCCGCCATTCCCGATGATGAAAAATACTCATTTGTTCGGAAACTTACTCCTGAAACTGCAACACATTACCACTTCACCAACAAAGAG CTGGTCAAATGGGACCAGCTAAGCTTGGCTTCATCTATGGGTCCTGCATCAGTGGAGCTTTTATC
- a CDS encoding Aldolase superfamily protein (Aldolase superfamily protein; FUNCTIONS IN: transaldolase activity, zinc ion binding; INVOLVED IN: carbohydrate metabolic process, metabolic process; EXPRESSED IN: 23 plant structures; EXPRESSED DURING: 13 growth stages; CONTAINS InterPro DOMAIN/s: Aldolase-type TIM barrel (InterPro:IPR013785), Transaldolase (InterPro:IPR001585).), which yields MPLSLQSPPCATLSASIRKGRWKTLAAGFSVTPLPAVNFSLRRSIPRILASASSSSSPASSSLEAGENNELNAVSAFSEIVPDTVVFDDFESFSLDRGYKKEISLRCKNSLPHKFPPTAATVSSALLLGICGLPDTIFRNAVDMALADSSCAGLETTESRLSCFFNKAIVNVGGDLVKLVPGRVSTEVDARLAYDTNGIIRKVHDLLRLYNEIDVPHDRLLFKIPATWQGIEAARLLESEGIQTHMTFVYSFAQAAAASQAGASVIQIFVGRLRDWARNHSGDTEIESAIKSGEDPGLALVKRSYNYIHKYGYKSKLMAAAVRNKQDLFSLLGVDYVIAPLKVLQSLKDSPAIPDDEKYSFVRKLTPETATHYHFTNKELVKWDQLSLASSMGPASVELLSAGVEGYANQAKRVEELFGKIWPPPNV from the exons ATGCCACTCTCGTTGCAATCTCCGCCTTGTGCAACTCTCTCTGCTTCAATCCGA AAGGGACGATGGAAGACGCTCGCCGCCGGATTCTCCGTTACTCCTCTTCCCGCCGTTAACTTCAGTCTTCGGCGATCGATTCCTCGGATTCTTGCTTCCGCTAGTTCCTCCTCCTCTCCTGCGTCTTCGTCTCTCGAAGCTG gtgaGAACAATGAGCTAAATGCTGTTTCAGCTTTTAGTGAGATTGTTCCTGATACTGTCGTTTTCGATGACTTTGAGAG TTTTTCTCTGGATCGAGGATACAAGAAAGAAATTAGCTTAAGATGTAAAAACTCACTCCCTCACAA GTTTCCGCCGACTGCAGCTACTGTTAGCTCTGCTCTTCTTCTGGGTATCTGTGGTCTACCTGATACCATTTTCCGC AATGCTGTGGACATGGCTTTGGCGGATTCTTCTTGTGCAGGGCTTGAAACCACAGAATCTCGACTCTCTTGCTTTTTCAATAAG GCTATTGTCAACGTAGGTGGCGATCTTGTCAAACTCGTTCCAGGTCGAGTTTCTACTGAAGTGGATGCACGTCTTGCTTATGACACAAATGGCATTATCCGCAAG GTTCATGATCTGCTGAGACTATACAATGAAATCGATGTACCACACGACCGGCTCCTATTCAAAATCCCTGCAACTTGGCAA GGTATTGAAGCTGCAAGATTGTTGGAATCAGAGGGAATCCAAACGCATATGACCTTTGTTTACAG CTTTGCACAAGCTGCAGCAGCTTCTCAAGCCGGTGCTTCTGTCATTCAGATTTTCGTCGGTCGCCTCAGG GATTGGGCGCGTAATCATTCGGGAGATACCGAGATTGAATCTGCTATTAAATCGGGAGAAGATCCTGGTTTGGCCTTGGTCAAAAGATCATATAACTACATTCACAAGTATGGTTACAAGTCCAAGCTGATGGCTGCTGCTGTCCGGAACAAACAAGACTTGTTCAGTCTTCTCGG GGTCGATTATGTCATTGCACCATTAAAGGTACTGCAATCTCTTAAAGATTCACCCGCCATTCCCGATGATGAAAAATACTCATTTGTTCGGAAACTTACTCCTGAAACTGCAACACATTACCACTTCACCAACAAAGAG CTGGTCAAATGGGACCAGCTAAGCTTGGCTTCATCTATGGGTCCTGCATCAGTGGAGCTTTTATC